In a genomic window of Dyadobacter fermentans DSM 18053:
- a CDS encoding DMT family protein → MKSFLTIGLLILSNAFMTMAWYGHLKFKEMAWFSKLGLFSIILISWGIALFEYCFQVPANRIGFKENGGPFSLVELKVIQEVITLVIFMVFTLLFFKTETFRWNHFVGFVFLVLAVYFIFRK, encoded by the coding sequence ATGAAATCCTTCCTGACCATCGGCCTGCTGATTTTGTCCAACGCCTTCATGACGATGGCGTGGTACGGGCATCTTAAATTCAAGGAGATGGCATGGTTCAGCAAACTGGGGCTGTTCTCCATTATCCTCATCAGTTGGGGAATAGCCCTGTTTGAATATTGTTTCCAGGTACCGGCCAACCGGATCGGGTTTAAGGAAAACGGCGGCCCGTTTTCGCTGGTAGAGCTCAAAGTGATCCAGGAAGTAATTACCCTGGTCATTTTTATGGTTTTTACCCTGCTATTTTTTAAAACCGAAACGTTCCGATGGAACCACTTCGTCGGCTTCGTCTTTCTGGTCCTGGCGGTTTACTTCATATTCAGGAAATGA
- a CDS encoding nucleoside permease — MKNSTRFQLMAMMFLLYFIWGSWYGQMSKYMFTELGATGVQVGNAYAAFSIAMIIAPFFVGMIADRYFAAQKVLGILNIAGAAILYVLSEVKDPDTFFWVILAYCITFAPAMSLTTSIAMQQVTNSEKDFPAIRVMGTVAWIAVTNIIGYYEIGGTALIFKISMFTAAFLGVYSFFLPDTPPKPTSHTSFSDILGLDAFKLFKDRSFAIFFISSLLICIPLSFYYAMANPSLTDSGMTNVENKMSLGQASEVVFMLLIPLAFARFGVKWMLVVGLIAWIIRFIGFGYGDASSEWLLYLAIVLHGVCYDFFFVTGQIYTDSKAGEQYRSSAQGLISIATYGIGMGIGSWISGVVADMYTVDGVKNWTSIWMVPAGIAAVVLVLFVLFFRDNKVKAAA; from the coding sequence ATGAAAAACTCGACCCGCTTTCAGTTGATGGCCATGATGTTCCTGCTCTATTTTATATGGGGCTCATGGTATGGGCAAATGAGCAAGTATATGTTTACCGAGCTGGGCGCAACGGGCGTCCAGGTGGGAAATGCCTATGCCGCATTCTCCATTGCGATGATCATCGCGCCATTCTTCGTGGGAATGATCGCCGACCGTTATTTTGCGGCGCAAAAAGTGCTTGGGATTTTGAACATAGCAGGCGCCGCCATTCTGTATGTGCTTTCGGAAGTGAAAGACCCTGATACGTTTTTCTGGGTGATTCTGGCCTACTGTATCACATTTGCGCCCGCCATGTCGCTTACCACGTCGATTGCCATGCAGCAGGTGACCAATTCCGAAAAGGACTTTCCCGCGATACGCGTGATGGGAACAGTGGCCTGGATCGCGGTAACCAATATCATCGGTTACTACGAGATCGGCGGTACTGCATTGATCTTCAAAATTTCCATGTTCACCGCGGCATTCCTGGGTGTGTACTCGTTTTTTCTGCCCGATACGCCTCCAAAACCAACCTCGCACACTTCCTTTTCCGACATTCTGGGACTAGATGCGTTTAAGTTGTTCAAAGACCGCTCATTTGCGATCTTCTTCATTTCTTCCCTGCTGATCTGTATCCCGCTTTCGTTCTACTACGCGATGGCCAACCCTTCGCTCACCGACTCGGGTATGACCAACGTGGAGAATAAAATGTCGCTCGGCCAGGCTTCGGAAGTCGTATTTATGCTCCTTATCCCGCTTGCATTCGCCCGTTTCGGCGTGAAATGGATGCTGGTAGTTGGACTGATCGCGTGGATTATCCGTTTCATCGGCTTCGGCTATGGCGATGCATCCAGCGAATGGCTGCTTTACCTGGCGATCGTTCTGCATGGCGTTTGCTACGATTTCTTCTTCGTAACCGGCCAGATTTACACCGACAGCAAAGCCGGCGAACAATACCGTTCGTCAGCCCAGGGGTTGATCTCGATCGCTACCTACGGTATCGGTATGGGTATCGGTTCGTGGATTTCGGGTGTGGTGGCGGATATGTACACCGTGGATGGCGTCAAAAACTGGACGTCGATCTGGATGGTGCCTGCGGGCATTGCGGCGGTGGTATTGGTGCTTTTCGTATTATTCTTCCGGGATAATAAGGTCAAAGCTGCGGCATGA
- the mutS gene encoding DNA mismatch repair protein MutS, translating into MAKAHKETPLNKQYNQIKAKYPGALLLFRVGDFYETFGEDAVRASKILGIVLTRRNNGGAHEELAGFPHHSLDNYLPKLVRAGERVAICDQLEDPAAAKGIVKRGVTELVTPGVSFNDNVLDIRKNNYLAAVHVGSDGLYGIAFLDISTGEFMASQGNAAYIDKMLQGFGPAEVLYCKKHKQEFNELFGGKYHTFHLEDWCFGYDYGYEQLTGHFQTTTLKGYGVESLPLGIIAAGVVLHYLRETEHKEVAHISRITRLEEEKYVWLDRFTVRNLELVYAQQEGGVPLIDILDHTVTPMGARQLRKWMVLPLKDKAPIEERLSAVEHFLASEELHESLVGYFKQIGDLERLISKVAVRRINPRELVQLKKSLKQVAPVKQLLAGGILDKFASQLDACGALVEKIDKELRDDAPVLSNQGRMVQSGVDSELDELHAISYEGKDYLIKLQNREIERTGISSLKIAYNKVFGYYLEVTHAHQSKVPADWIRKQTLVNAERYITPELKEYEEKIMNAEDRISAIEFRIFSELVQKAAEFVGAIQQNALVISALDVLSSFALAARKNKYAKPVISEGNELDIKEGRHPVIEQQLPVGESYVPNDVYLDDSSQQIIIITGPNMAGKSALLRQTALIVLMAQMGSFVPARSATVGIVDKVFTRVGASDNLSRGESTFMVEMTETASILNNLSSKSLVLMDEIGRGTSTYDGVSIAWAITEYLHNQSDCRPKTLFATHYHELNQLAEDFPRIKNFNVAVKEVDNKVVFLRKLKPGGSAHSFGIHVAQIAGMPQPIVLRASEIMQHLEKDHVAHEHKKRVKDIPKNNFQLSIFEPADPRLDELKEKLLLVDVNTLSPIEALLKLNEFQKLIKK; encoded by the coding sequence TTGGCAAAGGCACACAAAGAAACTCCGCTTAATAAACAATACAATCAGATCAAAGCCAAGTACCCCGGAGCACTGCTGCTTTTCCGGGTCGGCGATTTTTATGAGACTTTCGGAGAGGATGCCGTAAGGGCTTCCAAGATTCTCGGCATCGTACTCACGCGTCGCAACAATGGCGGTGCGCATGAGGAGCTGGCCGGTTTTCCGCACCATTCACTGGATAACTATCTTCCCAAGCTCGTCCGTGCCGGCGAGCGCGTGGCCATTTGCGACCAGCTCGAAGATCCCGCCGCAGCCAAAGGCATCGTGAAACGGGGCGTAACCGAATTGGTAACGCCCGGCGTGTCGTTCAACGACAATGTGCTGGACATCCGCAAAAATAATTACCTGGCCGCCGTGCACGTCGGCTCCGATGGGCTGTACGGGATCGCGTTCCTCGATATTTCGACGGGCGAGTTTATGGCCTCTCAGGGCAATGCGGCTTACATTGATAAAATGTTGCAGGGCTTTGGTCCCGCGGAGGTGCTGTATTGCAAAAAGCATAAGCAGGAATTTAACGAACTTTTCGGCGGTAAATACCATACTTTTCACCTCGAAGACTGGTGCTTTGGCTACGATTACGGCTACGAGCAGCTCACGGGGCATTTTCAGACCACAACCCTGAAAGGTTACGGCGTGGAATCACTGCCGCTGGGTATTATCGCGGCGGGCGTTGTCCTGCATTACCTGCGCGAAACCGAGCATAAGGAAGTGGCGCACATTAGCCGCATTACCCGGCTCGAAGAAGAGAAATACGTGTGGCTCGACCGTTTCACCGTCCGCAACCTCGAACTCGTATATGCCCAGCAGGAAGGCGGTGTGCCGCTGATCGACATCCTCGATCACACGGTTACACCTATGGGTGCGAGGCAGTTGCGGAAATGGATGGTTCTGCCTTTGAAAGACAAGGCGCCGATCGAAGAGCGCCTGAGTGCCGTGGAGCATTTCCTCGCAAGTGAGGAATTACACGAGTCGCTGGTGGGCTATTTCAAACAGATCGGTGATCTGGAACGGCTTATTTCCAAAGTGGCGGTGCGGCGTATCAATCCGCGTGAACTGGTTCAGCTTAAAAAGTCCCTGAAACAGGTTGCGCCGGTGAAACAACTGCTAGCGGGCGGTATCCTGGACAAGTTTGCTTCCCAGCTCGATGCCTGCGGGGCATTGGTTGAAAAGATAGATAAGGAGCTGCGCGACGACGCGCCGGTGCTGTCGAACCAGGGCCGGATGGTCCAGAGCGGGGTGGACAGCGAGCTCGACGAACTGCACGCCATTTCTTACGAAGGGAAGGATTACCTGATCAAACTCCAAAACCGGGAGATAGAGCGGACGGGTATCAGCTCGCTCAAAATCGCCTATAACAAGGTTTTTGGCTATTACCTGGAAGTTACGCACGCACACCAAAGCAAGGTGCCTGCGGACTGGATCAGGAAACAGACGCTCGTAAATGCCGAACGATACATCACGCCCGAGCTCAAAGAATACGAAGAGAAGATCATGAATGCCGAAGACCGCATTTCCGCGATCGAGTTCAGGATTTTCAGTGAATTGGTGCAAAAAGCAGCCGAGTTTGTAGGTGCCATCCAGCAGAATGCTTTGGTAATTTCGGCCCTCGATGTGCTAAGCTCGTTTGCATTGGCAGCGCGTAAAAACAAGTATGCAAAGCCGGTGATCAGCGAAGGCAATGAGCTGGATATCAAAGAAGGCCGGCATCCGGTGATCGAGCAGCAGCTGCCCGTGGGCGAAAGCTACGTGCCGAACGACGTTTACCTGGACGATTCGAGCCAGCAGATCATCATCATCACCGGTCCGAACATGGCCGGTAAGTCCGCATTGCTGCGCCAAACGGCGCTGATCGTGCTCATGGCGCAAATGGGTTCATTCGTCCCCGCCAGATCGGCGACCGTCGGCATTGTCGACAAAGTGTTTACAAGGGTGGGAGCGAGCGACAACCTGAGCCGTGGCGAGAGTACCTTTATGGTCGAAATGACCGAAACCGCCAGCATTCTCAATAACCTGAGCAGTAAAAGCTTGGTATTAATGGATGAAATCGGCCGGGGAACGAGCACCTACGATGGCGTTTCCATTGCCTGGGCCATTACCGAATACCTTCACAACCAATCCGATTGCCGGCCCAAAACGCTTTTCGCGACGCATTACCACGAGCTGAACCAGCTGGCGGAGGACTTCCCGCGCATCAAAAACTTTAATGTAGCCGTAAAGGAGGTGGACAACAAGGTGGTGTTCCTGCGCAAGCTGAAACCTGGCGGCAGCGCGCACAGTTTCGGTATCCACGTGGCGCAAATCGCCGGTATGCCGCAGCCTATCGTGTTACGTGCGAGCGAAATCATGCAGCATCTGGAAAAGGACCACGTGGCGCACGAGCACAAGAAGCGTGTGAAGGACATTCCTAAAAACAATTTCCAGCTCAGCATTTTCGAGCCGGCCGATCCGCGTTTGGACGAGCTGAAAGAAAAGCTGCTGCTGGTGGACGTAAACACACTGTCGCCCATTGAAGCACTTCTGAAACTAAACGAGTTTCAGAAACTGATCAAGAAATAA
- a CDS encoding pseudouridine synthase, whose protein sequence is MFQYFLIYKPFNMLSQFSREGDHQTLADLGFTFAKDIYPVGRLDADSEGLLLLTNDNFLKTKLLEPRNRHTRTYYVQVEGEVTDEACRQLSAGVSISINGKQYKTLPAEIAKIAEPELPERNPPIRFRKNIPTSWLSVTLREGKNRQVRRMTAAVGFPTLRLVRWSIGKISLADKKINFPNPGDVWEVTPKEAKLFYERTI, encoded by the coding sequence TTGTTCCAATACTTCCTCATTTACAAGCCATTCAACATGCTCTCGCAATTTTCCCGCGAGGGCGATCATCAGACACTGGCTGATCTCGGTTTTACATTTGCCAAAGATATTTACCCCGTCGGTCGGCTGGATGCCGATAGCGAAGGGCTGTTGCTTCTCACCAACGACAATTTTCTCAAAACAAAACTCCTCGAACCACGCAACAGGCACACCCGCACATACTACGTGCAGGTAGAAGGTGAAGTGACCGACGAGGCTTGCCGGCAACTGTCGGCCGGCGTGAGCATTTCCATCAACGGGAAACAATACAAAACGCTACCGGCCGAAATTGCGAAGATAGCGGAGCCGGAGCTGCCCGAACGGAACCCACCCATTCGTTTCCGGAAAAATATACCTACTTCGTGGCTGTCGGTTACATTGCGTGAAGGCAAAAACCGGCAGGTACGGCGGATGACCGCGGCGGTGGGTTTTCCGACCCTGCGGCTGGTGCGGTGGTCTATCGGAAAAATTTCATTGGCGGACAAAAAAATAAATTTTCCTAACCCCGGGGACGTATGGGAAGTTACACCAAAAGAGGCCAAACTTTTTTATGAAAGAACCATTTGA
- a CDS encoding Uma2 family endonuclease, with amino-acid sequence MSEDEFFEFCQVNDTLEFERDSHGNIIVMSPTTMSTSSLNFRIGGVMFKWFEQTGLGEFLDSSSGFTLPNGAVRSPDISWVSPERLINLDEEEREKFAHVCPDFVVEIRSKSDSKQYVLEKMTEYIQNGTRLGWMVDRFDRKVYVFREDGSVSTEDFDAVLSGENVLPGLTVDLGTLLKQPKS; translated from the coding sequence ATGAGCGAAGATGAATTCTTTGAGTTCTGCCAGGTAAACGACACACTGGAGTTCGAAAGGGACTCGCATGGAAATATCATAGTTATGTCACCAACAACAATGTCTACGTCAAGCCTGAATTTCCGCATTGGTGGAGTTATGTTCAAATGGTTTGAACAAACAGGCCTGGGTGAATTTCTGGATTCTTCTTCGGGTTTTACATTGCCAAACGGCGCCGTGAGATCACCCGACATATCCTGGGTCAGCCCGGAAAGGTTAATTAATTTGGACGAGGAAGAAAGAGAGAAGTTCGCCCACGTCTGCCCGGACTTCGTCGTTGAAATCCGTTCTAAATCTGATTCAAAGCAATACGTGCTTGAAAAGATGACGGAATATATTCAGAATGGTACCAGGCTCGGGTGGATGGTTGACCGGTTCGATCGTAAGGTGTATGTTTTTCGGGAAGATGGGTCAGTTTCGACTGAGGATTTCGATGCAGTTCTTTCGGGCGAGAACGTTCTTCCTGGTTTAACAGTTGATCTGGGAACGTTGCTCAAACAGCCTAAGTCGTAA
- a CDS encoding exodeoxyribonuclease III, which yields MQILTYNLNGIRAALKNGLLDWLQTTPADILCFQEVKATPDVVDLSGFRALGYELAGWHAAEKKGYSGVAIFSKIQPDRVVMGCDIPAYDAEGRVLRADFGDLTVLNCYFPSGTSGDVRQSVKMRFLTDFLVWVNELRKERPNLIICGDYNIAHTEIDIHDPVRNQKSSGFLPEERAWMTEWFSNGYTDAFRFMNPTLRQYSWWTYRAGARGNNKGWRIDYISVSEPLKFRIIASRQYNDAVHSDHCPVWLEIQ from the coding sequence ATGCAAATACTGACCTATAATCTGAACGGCATCCGCGCCGCATTGAAAAACGGCCTCCTCGACTGGCTGCAAACCACTCCCGCCGACATTCTTTGTTTCCAGGAAGTGAAAGCCACGCCCGATGTGGTGGATTTATCAGGCTTCCGGGCTCTGGGATATGAGCTCGCAGGCTGGCATGCGGCCGAGAAAAAGGGTTACAGCGGTGTAGCGATATTTTCGAAGATCCAGCCCGATCGCGTGGTAATGGGCTGCGACATTCCCGCTTACGATGCGGAAGGGCGCGTGCTGAGGGCGGATTTCGGCGATTTGACGGTGCTGAACTGCTATTTCCCCTCGGGCACCAGTGGCGATGTGCGCCAAAGTGTGAAAATGCGTTTCCTAACCGATTTTTTGGTTTGGGTGAATGAATTGAGAAAAGAGCGCCCGAACCTGATCATCTGCGGCGACTATAACATCGCGCACACCGAAATCGACATCCACGATCCGGTGAGGAACCAGAAATCATCCGGTTTCCTTCCCGAAGAGCGCGCCTGGATGACCGAATGGTTCTCAAACGGTTACACCGACGCGTTTCGTTTCATGAACCCGACCCTGCGGCAATACTCCTGGTGGACCTACCGCGCCGGCGCCCGCGGCAATAACAAAGGCTGGCGCATCGACTACATTTCCGTCTCCGAACCCCTCAAATTCCGCATCATCGCCAGCCGCCAGTACAACGACGCCGTCCATTCGGACCACTGTCCGGTGTGGTTGGAAATTCAGTAG
- a CDS encoding DUF4494 domain-containing protein produces MASWYLGKIRYQKEDEAGRLKTINETYLVDAVSYTESEARLYKQILTEASDFSVTAISRMRLADLFSYEEGEQWFKAKVIYFSVDEKSGKEKKIVNYMLVNAEGIQQALDRINESMRNFLIPYEVTDINLTPILDVFPYSADEDKEPEIPANMRPLSEVMAERAQAAPAQAEAPAPADVDAEVTDEVPAENA; encoded by the coding sequence ATGGCCAGCTGGTATTTAGGAAAAATTCGGTATCAAAAAGAAGATGAAGCAGGAAGGTTGAAAACGATCAACGAGACGTATCTCGTGGATGCCGTTTCTTACACCGAATCGGAGGCCAGGCTGTACAAGCAGATCCTGACCGAAGCCAGCGATTTCAGCGTGACGGCCATCAGCAGAATGCGCCTGGCCGATCTTTTCTCCTACGAGGAAGGCGAGCAGTGGTTTAAAGCGAAGGTGATCTACTTTTCGGTGGATGAAAAAAGCGGAAAAGAGAAGAAAATCGTGAATTATATGCTGGTAAACGCCGAAGGTATCCAGCAGGCACTCGACCGGATCAACGAAAGCATGCGCAATTTCCTGATCCCCTACGAAGTGACCGACATTAACCTCACTCCGATCCTCGACGTATTCCCATACTCCGCCGACGAGGATAAAGAACCAGAAATCCCGGCCAATATGCGGCCGTTGAGCGAAGTAATGGCGGAAAGGGCGCAGGCAGCTCCTGCCCAGGCCGAAGCTCCCGCACCGGCCGATGTTGACGCCGAGGTCACAGATGAAGTACCGGCAGAGAATGCATAA
- a CDS encoding UDP-2,3-diacylglucosamine diphosphatase, with protein sequence MSISFQQKSITLAQGRRIYFSSDFHLGVPTAAASREREKRIVRWLESIRHDAQTIFLVGDIFDFWFEYNRAIPKGFVRLLGKLAELADDGIELIIFTGNHDMWMSGYLTEELGAPIYRNPVSFTIDSPAGRKKLLVGHGDGLGPGDHTYKFLKKVFENKFFQWLFRIVHPDVGMWIASEWSKRSRLANVNKGEERFLGADNEWLFQYCREVEATAPHDYYIFGHRHLVLDMHVSAHSRYINLGEWVTQQHYAVFDGNDVQLKKFETAV encoded by the coding sequence ATGAGTATTTCTTTCCAGCAAAAAAGCATTACACTCGCGCAGGGCCGCCGCATTTACTTTTCGTCGGATTTTCACCTGGGCGTACCCACCGCTGCCGCCAGCCGCGAACGCGAAAAACGCATTGTACGCTGGCTCGAGTCGATCCGGCACGATGCACAGACGATCTTCCTCGTCGGTGATATTTTCGACTTCTGGTTTGAATATAACCGCGCAATCCCCAAAGGCTTTGTACGGCTGCTCGGCAAGCTGGCGGAACTGGCCGACGATGGCATTGAACTGATCATTTTTACGGGAAACCACGACATGTGGATGTCAGGCTACCTCACCGAAGAGCTCGGCGCGCCCATTTACCGCAATCCCGTGAGCTTCACGATCGATTCCCCGGCGGGACGCAAGAAGCTGCTGGTAGGCCACGGCGACGGTCTTGGCCCCGGTGACCATACCTACAAGTTTTTAAAGAAGGTTTTTGAAAATAAATTCTTCCAATGGCTGTTCCGCATCGTTCACCCGGACGTGGGCATGTGGATCGCTTCCGAATGGTCGAAACGCAGCCGGCTGGCTAATGTAAATAAGGGCGAAGAGCGCTTCCTGGGCGCGGACAATGAATGGTTATTTCAATACTGCCGTGAGGTGGAGGCCACAGCACCGCACGATTACTACATTTTCGGGCACCGGCACCTGGTGCTGGATATGCACGTGAGCGCGCATTCACGCTACATTAACCTCGGTGAATGGGTTACCCAACAGCATTATGCCGTGTTCGACGGAAATGATGTGCAATTGAAAAAGTTTGAAACGGCAGTTTAG
- a CDS encoding carboxypeptidase-like regulatory domain-containing protein: MKRSFLIFFLVLAGMLCGREAFAQGEKKAIIFSGVVVGGKTTDRLPGATIFIVNAGRGTLAGTDGTFTIPVFPGDSIVFSYVGFKKQYHIVPRGYNSDIYSAIVALREDVVTLSGVTIYPYSTEEEFKKAFLALKLPDQAERDALAKSTDPDYINRLAAQMPNNAQTNYRYSMDQLMFGRESAANKGFATSFPFLNPFAWAKFIKSVKNGDLKQKDWSKELNATPRENIGKQDFILPSPAEAEAAKKRGSD, translated from the coding sequence ATGAAACGGAGTTTTTTAATATTTTTCCTCGTGCTTGCGGGAATGTTGTGTGGGCGGGAAGCATTTGCTCAGGGTGAGAAGAAGGCGATCATCTTCTCCGGCGTGGTGGTCGGCGGTAAGACGACCGACCGTCTCCCCGGTGCGACGATCTTCATCGTGAACGCTGGCCGCGGAACATTGGCTGGAACGGACGGTACATTCACCATCCCGGTATTTCCCGGCGATAGCATCGTGTTCAGCTACGTAGGTTTTAAAAAGCAATACCATATCGTTCCGAGAGGCTATAACTCGGACATTTACTCGGCCATCGTTGCCCTGCGTGAGGATGTGGTAACACTTTCCGGCGTGACGATCTATCCGTATTCGACCGAAGAAGAGTTCAAAAAGGCGTTTCTTGCATTGAAATTGCCCGATCAGGCGGAGCGCGACGCTTTGGCGAAGAGCACCGACCCGGATTATATCAACAGGCTCGCGGCCCAGATGCCCAACAATGCGCAGACGAACTATCGCTACTCGATGGACCAGCTTATGTTTGGCCGGGAATCGGCGGCTAACAAAGGTTTTGCGACAAGTTTCCCGTTCCTGAACCCATTTGCGTGGGCGAAGTTTATCAAATCAGTCAAAAACGGGGATTTGAAACAGAAAGATTGGAGCAAAGAGCTCAATGCGACCCCGCGTGAGAACATCGGCAAGCAGGATTTTATCCTGCCGAGTCCGGCCGAAGCGGAAGCTGCTAAAAAGCGCGGCAGCGACTAA
- a CDS encoding phosphatidate cytidylyltransferase yields MRKRLNNLSNLQQRTITGLAGVIVIIGCILYSEWTFLLLFCTISSLTQLEFYKLLGLDGNQPLTYYGTFCGTVMMLLAYLIEQDIVEFENYFIISPLLSMIFFIKLYKKNDLKPFTNIGFTFLGIIYVALPFALIIVMALRGGVYNYEIVLGSLLLLWASDIGGYFAGTKFGKRKLFERISPKKSWEGSMGSAVFAGIIAFALGHYFRTFEPWKWYCIGAIIVVVGTYGDLVESLFKRSIAIKDSGSSIPGHGGFLDRFDGLLLSAPFIVTFLKLFS; encoded by the coding sequence ATGAGGAAGCGCTTAAACAATCTGAGTAATTTACAGCAAAGGACCATTACGGGACTTGCGGGCGTGATTGTCATTATCGGTTGCATTCTTTACAGTGAATGGACGTTTCTACTGCTTTTTTGCACCATTAGCTCGCTCACACAGCTTGAATTTTACAAGCTGCTGGGCCTGGACGGTAACCAGCCGCTCACTTATTATGGCACGTTCTGTGGCACAGTCATGATGCTTCTTGCGTATCTGATAGAGCAGGACATTGTCGAGTTTGAAAACTATTTCATTATCAGCCCGTTGCTGTCGATGATCTTTTTTATCAAGCTCTACAAAAAGAATGATCTCAAACCATTTACAAATATCGGTTTCACGTTCCTGGGCATCATTTACGTGGCATTGCCATTCGCTTTAATCATCGTGATGGCGCTGCGCGGCGGTGTTTATAACTACGAAATCGTGCTGGGTAGCTTGTTGCTCCTGTGGGCGTCGGATATCGGCGGGTATTTTGCGGGTACCAAGTTCGGAAAAAGGAAGCTGTTCGAACGCATTTCGCCCAAAAAGTCGTGGGAAGGGTCGATGGGCAGCGCGGTTTTTGCGGGCATTATCGCGTTTGCGCTGGGGCATTATTTCCGTACCTTCGAACCCTGGAAATGGTATTGCATCGGCGCGATTATCGTGGTGGTGGGTACTTACGGGGATTTGGTGGAATCGCTTTTCAAAAGGAGTATCGCCATCAAGGATTCGGGAAGCAGTATCCCCGGCCACGGCGGTTTCCTCGACCGTTTCGACGGCCTTTTGTTGTCGGCACCATTTATTGTTACATTTTTGAAGTTATTTTCCTGA
- a CDS encoding putative signal transducing protein — protein MEENWAKAYQSGQAIRAEIAREILEQNGIGAVIVNKQDSSYPIFGNFEVHVPAADLEQAQTILTNEEALKQSE, from the coding sequence ATGGAGGAGAATTGGGCGAAGGCCTACCAGAGCGGACAGGCGATCCGGGCGGAAATTGCCCGTGAAATTTTGGAACAAAACGGAATCGGAGCGGTGATTGTGAACAAACAGGACAGCAGCTACCCGATCTTCGGAAATTTTGAAGTCCATGTGCCCGCGGCGGATCTTGAACAGGCCCAAACCATACTGACGAATGAGGAAGCGCTTAAACAATCTGAGTAA
- a CDS encoding CPBP family intramembrane glutamic endopeptidase, which yields MQNSNPNLLVSRVPGTWGSLLVLVGFMLIGMAVGNVLAVMVLAIYLGADTESVTALLTQLFAEPEKIPNGWNALMIMQGTVHFFSYLLPTVIYWFYIERRTIGEFSTGRKPAWHIWALAVVVVLAFIPVNSKFIEWNAAMDLPDALSGLEKWMRDKEDQLSVMTEFLTSYQSFGQLLIALFVVTLLPALGEEILFRGVVQTKLFQELRNIHVAIWLSAAIFSAIHFQFYGFLPRMMLGALFGYLYYWTGNLWVAVLAHFVNNGFVLVMMYLHNIGLVTINIEEARSMPVMLILASLLVSAAILGAIRKDGRGAARSVPRKV from the coding sequence ATGCAAAATAGTAACCCGAATCTGCTTGTTTCGCGTGTGCCCGGCACCTGGGGCAGTTTATTGGTATTGGTTGGTTTTATGCTGATCGGCATGGCCGTAGGGAATGTGCTGGCGGTGATGGTGCTGGCGATATACCTCGGCGCCGACACGGAGAGCGTTACGGCGCTACTGACACAGCTCTTTGCCGAACCCGAAAAAATACCAAACGGATGGAATGCACTGATGATCATGCAGGGCACCGTCCATTTCTTCTCTTACTTACTCCCGACAGTCATTTACTGGTTTTATATCGAACGCCGCACCATCGGCGAATTCAGCACCGGGCGCAAACCGGCCTGGCACATCTGGGCGCTGGCGGTGGTGGTGGTGCTGGCATTTATCCCGGTGAACAGCAAGTTTATCGAATGGAACGCAGCAATGGACCTGCCGGACGCGCTGTCGGGACTGGAAAAATGGATGCGCGACAAGGAAGACCAGCTTTCGGTGATGACGGAGTTTCTGACGAGCTACCAGAGTTTCGGGCAGCTGCTCATTGCATTGTTCGTGGTGACATTACTTCCCGCGCTGGGTGAGGAAATCCTTTTCCGGGGCGTGGTACAAACGAAATTGTTTCAGGAATTACGCAATATCCACGTCGCGATATGGCTCTCGGCGGCCATATTCAGCGCTATACACTTCCAGTTTTACGGGTTTTTGCCACGGATGATGCTTGGTGCATTGTTTGGCTATCTGTATTATTGGACCGGCAATTTGTGGGTGGCGGTGCTGGCGCATTTTGTCAATAATGGCTTCGTGCTGGTAATGATGTACTTACACAACATTGGGCTGGTGACGATCAATATCGAGGAGGCCCGGTCGATGCCGGTAATGCTGATCCTGGCGTCGCTGCTGGTGTCGGCGGCGATACTCGGGGCAATCAGAAAAGATGGGCGAGGGGCTGCAAGAAGCGTCCCGCGCAAGGTTTAA